The following proteins are encoded in a genomic region of Bacillus marinisedimentorum:
- the rsmG gene encoding 16S rRNA (guanine(527)-N(7))-methyltransferase RsmG, whose protein sequence is MNTEQFSQKLEEKGISLSPRQMEQFETYYSTLVEWNEKMNLTAITDKEEVYLKHFFDSITAAFYLDLSRPLSICDVGAGAGFPSIPLKICFPHLQVTIVDSLNKRIQFLNHLAAKLDLEDVAFYHDRAETFAKRTEMRETFDIVTARAVARMSVLSELCLPLVKKGGIFAAMKGASLPEEMEAAKMAIEVLGGDTREVQHFQLPEEESERYIVLIDKKRKSPKKYPRKPGTPNKSPIE, encoded by the coding sequence ATGAATACGGAACAATTTTCCCAAAAGCTTGAGGAGAAGGGGATATCCCTTTCTCCCAGGCAAATGGAACAGTTTGAAACTTACTACAGCACTCTGGTTGAATGGAACGAAAAAATGAACTTGACCGCAATAACAGACAAAGAAGAAGTTTATCTGAAGCATTTTTTCGACTCAATCACCGCCGCTTTTTATCTCGATTTATCCAGGCCGTTATCAATATGCGACGTGGGGGCGGGAGCGGGATTCCCGAGTATTCCGCTGAAAATCTGTTTTCCTCATTTGCAGGTGACGATTGTCGATTCTCTGAATAAACGGATTCAATTTTTGAACCACCTGGCTGCCAAACTGGACCTGGAAGATGTGGCTTTTTACCATGACCGGGCAGAAACGTTTGCAAAACGGACGGAAATGAGAGAAACTTTTGATATTGTGACTGCAAGAGCGGTAGCAAGAATGTCTGTTTTGAGCGAACTATGTTTACCGCTTGTGAAAAAAGGCGGTATTTTTGCTGCAATGAAAGGAGCCAGTCTTCCTGAAGAGATGGAAGCGGCAAAGATGGCTATAGAAGTGCTCGGAGGGGATACGAGAGAAGTGCAGCATTTCCAGCTCCCTGAAGAAGAGAGTGAACGGTATATTGTCCTGATCGATAAAAAACGCAAGAGCCCAAAGAAGTATCCGCGTAAGCCGGGAACGCCCAACAAGAGTCCGATTGAGTAA
- the noc gene encoding nucleoid occlusion protein, with product MKHPFSRFFGLGEKQQETEEQKDSHEHEEVQQLNVQAIIPNRFQPRTVFIDEKIDELSQTIKTHGIIQPIVVREYEEGQYEIIAGERRWRAVTRLGWETIPAIIKNLDDTETASVALIENLQREELSAIEEAGAYAKLLELHGLTQEALAQRLGKGQSTIANKLRLLKLPVEIQDALKTKTISERHARALIMLKDPEKQVKMLQEVIERNLNVKQTEERVIKLLEGPSKKPKPKRKAYSKDMRIALNTIRQSLDMVNDSGLNVDSQEEEFEDYYQVTIKIPKK from the coding sequence ATGAAACATCCTTTTTCCAGGTTTTTTGGATTGGGGGAAAAGCAGCAGGAAACAGAGGAACAGAAGGATAGCCATGAACATGAAGAAGTACAGCAATTAAATGTACAGGCTATCATTCCCAATCGCTTTCAGCCCCGGACAGTGTTTATAGATGAAAAAATTGATGAACTTTCCCAGACGATCAAGACACACGGCATTATCCAGCCGATTGTGGTCAGGGAGTATGAGGAAGGACAATATGAAATCATAGCGGGTGAGCGCCGCTGGCGGGCTGTCACCCGATTAGGCTGGGAAACGATTCCTGCTATCATAAAAAATTTGGATGACACCGAAACGGCTTCCGTTGCATTGATTGAAAACCTGCAGCGTGAAGAACTCTCAGCGATTGAAGAAGCGGGTGCATATGCAAAGTTGCTTGAGCTGCACGGACTTACCCAGGAGGCACTGGCACAGCGCCTCGGGAAAGGGCAATCAACAATCGCCAATAAATTAAGGCTGTTGAAGCTGCCTGTTGAAATCCAGGACGCCTTGAAAACAAAGACCATTTCCGAACGGCATGCACGTGCATTAATTATGCTGAAGGACCCTGAAAAACAAGTGAAGATGCTCCAGGAAGTCATCGAGCGGAACTTAAATGTGAAGCAAACAGAAGAAAGAGTCATTAAATTGCTCGAAGGCCCGTCCAAAAAGCCAAAACCGAAGCGGAAAGCGTACAGCAAAGATATGAGAATCGCCTTGAACACAATTCGCCAGTCACTGGATATGGTGAACGACAGCGGTTTAAATGTTGATTCTCAGGAAGAAGAGTTCGAGGATTACTACCAGGTGACCATCAAGATACCGAAAAAATAA
- a CDS encoding ParA family protein translates to MGKVIAVANQKGGVGKTTTSVNLSACLAYLGSRVLLVDIDPQGNATSGVGIDKADVDECVYDVLVDDVEAGSVIKTTIVEKLDVIPSTIQLAGAEIELVSTISREVRLKRALEQVEDKYDYVIIDCPPSLGLLTINALTASDSVIIPVQCEYYALEGLSQLLNTVRLVQKHLNKDLMIEGVLLTMLDARTNLGLQVIEEVKKYFQDKVYRTIIPRNVRLGEAPSHGKPIILYDPKSRGAEVYLDFAKEVMAGG, encoded by the coding sequence ATGGGAAAAGTTATAGCAGTTGCTAATCAAAAAGGCGGCGTAGGGAAAACGACAACGTCGGTGAACCTCAGTGCCTGCCTTGCTTATTTAGGAAGCAGAGTATTACTCGTTGATATTGATCCGCAGGGGAATGCGACAAGTGGTGTCGGGATTGATAAGGCAGACGTTGATGAATGCGTCTACGATGTTCTTGTTGATGATGTGGAAGCCGGCAGTGTAATCAAGACAACCATCGTCGAGAAGCTTGATGTGATTCCTTCCACAATCCAGCTGGCAGGGGCAGAGATAGAACTTGTCTCTACCATCTCCCGGGAAGTAAGACTGAAGCGGGCCCTTGAACAGGTCGAAGATAAATATGATTATGTTATCATTGATTGCCCGCCCTCCCTTGGGCTGCTGACAATAAATGCACTTACTGCTTCCGATTCAGTTATCATTCCTGTCCAGTGTGAGTATTACGCACTTGAAGGATTAAGCCAGCTTTTAAATACCGTCCGTCTTGTACAGAAACATTTGAATAAGGACCTGATGATTGAAGGTGTGCTCCTGACAATGCTTGATGCGAGGACAAACCTTGGCTTGCAGGTTATTGAGGAAGTGAAAAAGTACTTCCAGGATAAAGTATACCGGACCATTATTCCGCGGAATGTCCGGCTGGGTGAAGCACCGAGCCATGGGAAGCCGATTATTTTATATGATCCGAAATCCCGTGGAGCAGAAGTCTATTTAGATTTTGCAAAGGAAGTGATGGCAGGTGGCTAG